The sequence GTCCTCGCCGTGATGTCCTCTTAATTGTGTCTTTGGTGGTGTTGGTGCAACTGATACTGCAAAGAACATTCATTTTCATGTCGGTAAATTCCTCAGACTGAAATTGCTGGTTCGAAGGTAGGTGCGTTAATCATTTTGATAGCTACTGCTAAAAATTCTCTAGTTTACACACCCACCAACCAGAAATGCGAAGCCTGtttccccacaccctcacacacTCAGCATATCGCGGTGTGTTTAAGTGACGGGCAAAAAACTGTACCTTACTGTGTTTTAAACATGCCTCCGTTCGTGTGTTTTCGAGCCATTTGTGTGTCCTTTTCTGTGAGCCGTTTTCTTATTTGTTGCCCTTTTTTGACATGGTTATTGGTCCTTTTCTTCCCGATTTGTCGTTATTTCTCCccattttgttactgtttttactTTTCCATGCTGAAATTGTGTTGGGCATTGTCTTCTTttaatctcttcttccttttttttttttttataaatttatttatgtatttttggctgtgttgggtcttcgttgctgtgcgcgggctttctctagttgcggcaggcgggggctacttcttcgttgcagtgcacgggcttctcgtggcagtggcttctcttgttgtggagcacgggctctaggcatgtgggcttcagtagttttggcatgcgggctcagtagttgtggctcacgggctctagagctcaggctcagtagttgtggcacacgggcttagttgctctgcagcatgtggcatcttcctggacgagggcttgaacccgtgtaccctgctttggcaggtggacgcttaaccactgcaccaccagggaagtcctaatctcttctttctttccagtgcTTGTCTCATCTCAGTTTTTGCATTTTGAGCCTGTTCCATGTGGGCTTTATGTTAGGAACGAGGTAGGGATTCAACTTTCTTTTCCCAGATGGTTACGTAGTTGTTTCCACACCATTTACTGTATAATTCATCTTTTCCCCACAGATCTGAAATATCATTTGTATCATATACTAAATTTCCACATATATATCAGTGCTTTTCTGGACTCTGTTCAGTACCAGAGAATTTGTCTATTCATCGGTCATTGCATTTGTTTCtgttcgtttttgtttttgtttggctgtATCGTGTGGCTTGCGGAATCTTCCCCAACCAGatattgaacccaggccatggcagtgaaagtccagaatcctaaccactaggccaccagaggACTCCCCACcactgagttttttaaaaagtattgtacctttatattttcataatttatagTACCCTCTTATTCACCCTTTTGGTCCCATTTGAACTTTAGaactaagtttctttttttttaatgatggtattgtttttatttggatCACATCAAATGTTTATATTAACTTATGGAGAATTGACATCCTCAAAACGATgtgaggataataatattaataatattaatctggacttccctagtggcacagtggttaagaatctgcctgccaacgcaagggacacgggttcgagccctggtctgggaagatcccacatgccgtggaacaacaaacaaataaacaaaataaattaaaaaaaaaacccaaaacaaataataataataatattaatctgTACATCCAAATATAGGAGTAGATGCCTTTCCATTGGTTCATGCTTTCTTTTACATCtctataacctttttttttttatatataaacttatttatttttggctgcgttgggtctttgttgctgcgcgtgggttttctctagttgcggcgagcaggggctgctcttcattgtgtgcatgggcttctcattgcggtggcttcttttgttgtggagcacaggctctacagcacaggctcagtagttgtggctcgcgagctctagagcgcaggctcagtagtgtggtgcacaggcttagttgctccgtggcatgtgggatcttcctggaccagggattgaacccgtgtctcctgcattggcaggtggattcttaaccactgctccaccagggaagtcctctataacgttttaagttttcttcatttaaaagttCTCGCATGCGgaagtccctggcagtccagtggttaggacttggcgctttcactgccagggcccgggtttgatccctgcaaGCTGTGgtgtgccagaaaaaaaaaaattcttgcatgCACATTTATTCTTCATAGATACAtgagttttttctatttttttgttccttttgtaaATGggatcttttctattcttttctatatatataatatgtttatgatgtaaatgtttattaatatataatacacaagaataagaataatatatatttataatataaaataaataacaaattatataacatataattttaaaactaaactccagactttattCAGTTTTCAGTAGTTTTCCCACTCATGTCTTCGTTCTGTTCCCGGATCCCACGTTCCATGTGGTTGTCATGTATCCTGAGTCTCCTTAGTTCTGTGATAGTTTCTGAGACTTTCTTTGTTTGTCATGACCTTAACCATTCCGAGGAgtgctggtcaggtattttgtagactgtccctcaACTTGGgtctgtctgatgtttttctcacagTTAGACTGGGGTTACAGGTTTTTAGGAAGGAGACAAGGGAGGCGCCCTTCTCGTCCCATCGTATCAGGGGTCCACACTATCAACGTGAGTTATCGCCGTCACATCAGCCTGGATCACTTGGCCGAGGTAGTGTTTCCAGTGGTCTCCACTGCGAAGTTACTTTCTCCCCTTTCCACACACTGTTCTTCAGAAGCAAGTCACGAAGTGCAGCCTACACTCGGGAAAGAGcgtgggggcagggagcagctACATAAAatgtttggaattcttctgtaaggaaaatttgtttcttctcctgCATTTATGTATTAATTCAATCATTTTATATCAGtttggactcatggatatttattttataatttgggtTTAATCCAAAagtgcattatttattttgttgcttaaatttTTAAGCTGTGGctattgggagctctttcaagTAGGCTCTGTGTCTCTTTGACATGCCCCCATCCTTTGGCTtcttttgagcacttccttactttccaGTACtataagatgctccaggctcatcttttaTTCATCCTGCTCCAACCCTAGCATCAGCCATTTTCCAGGAAGCCTGGAGAACagaattagaaaccaagatctgggtgctgggTGTGTGTGTTGCTCTTGGGGTGGCACTTCTAGGCCCTTTCGGCAGACAGAAGTAGGAAATATCTGTCTACATACTTacctgtgtgtacacacatatgccTCCGTTATAGTTTGTAAACTagcatataaaatgaaattattttatatgtacaaACTTAGTCCCCCCACCAGCCTTACTAAATtgtcttgttttcctctttgtatcatctcatttcatcccacAACAACTATATGAAGTCAAGACCATTATTATCCCCtttagagaaggaaactgaggttcagagagtttaaataacttgtgCAGATGACACCCCTCCAGGAAGGAGGTTTCAAACCCTAGAGGTCTCACTCCAGAGGCCTggaagccctgccctgtgctGCCTCCTTGTGTCCTGATGGTTATAAAACCCCATGGCATTCAAGGGGCTGACCGGCTACAATCAATGGGCAGCCTTACGATGGCCACCAAGGACCCACCGTGCATGAGGCATCCAAATGGTAAGGGTTCCCCCCATCAGGACTCTGGGGGAGTGAGTTAAGCTGGGACAAGTGATTAACAGGCAGGACAGACTATGATTAATGGTCAGTGGACTGACGCAGATGGCTGGGTGAGAGGAGTCCAGAGCAAATACCCCTGGGAGCTGGACGTGGTCCACGGTGCTCAACCCCAGAGAAGGTCTGGAATCAGGCCGGATGGGAAGAAACCTTTTGGGCAAATGTCAGGCAGTGGCCAACAGGCAGCCCGAGTTCTCTGGCTAGCTAGTCTTTGGGAAGCCTGGCCCTGGGCGGCCCACTTCTGTCTCAGCTCAGCTCCCACAGTGACAGGGGCTTCCTCAGAGTCCCTCCCTACAGGGCCCTAGGCTCCAGCTGACCTCCTCCTGAAGCCCTTCTGGTCTCTGAGCCCCAATGAAGTTGGGCTTCTCAGAAAGTCAGCTTCAGTGGCCTAAGGTCCTGGGTTCTGGTCCCTGTGCTGCCACTTTCCTGCTCATCCCTTTGGGCCTCAATGAGCATAGCTACAGTCAAGGCTTGGCACATCAcaggtccatttttttttttttttggctgcaccttgtggcttgtgggatcttatttccccgaccagggatcgaacccatgctccctgcagtggaagtttggagtcctaaccactggaccaccagggaattccccacaggTCCTTGATAAATGGGAATGGCTGCTAGTGATACTGATGGGAGACTTCCCTTGGGAATGTGTCACCCCTGTGGAGTGTGGACGACTTTGTGGGAGCTTTTGGACGTACTCTGTCCAGAGTGtcttccatcactccaaaaacCACACGCTAGGTCCCTGAGATGCCTCACACACAGCCCTGTCTGTGGTTCCCAAAGAAGCCCTACCCAAGAAAAGGGCTCTCTGTCAGAAAGTGAAGCAAGGAAGGTTTCCAGGACACCCAGAGCTGGCTCCCAcgtgtgggagggagggtgctCCAGGCAGGGGTTGGTGGTCCCGAGTGCCCCAAGGAAGACCATAATGATGTCAGCCCCACACCCTGCTGAGTGCCAACAGGGAAAGTGGTGCCTAGTTTATTTACTCCCTGCCTTGTTCCCCAAAGGAACTGAGGCCGCTCACAAAACCCAGATGCCTGAAAAGTTAAAAAGTCAGAGGGGAAATCGGGTGAAGGGAAAAATCACagcagaaagtaaaataaagccaAGGGTCCCCACTCACTGGGCCTGAAGACCTAGAACACCTGTCAGATGTAGCCACAACTCTGGCTCTGCTCTCCCTAGTGGCTGAGAAGAATAGTGAGAGCAGACCCATATCCCTGATCCAGGTACCATCGCCTGCTCCCAGGAGGATGAACCCCACTCTCCACTTCAAGACTcagctccttctccctctcccacttcTCCCAGGCTAGGGTGGGCATGTTGTCTGTGCTCTTACAATTCCTGCATCCCATCCCTAGAACGTTCTCTCTTAAggcaggactttttaaaaaacctatctCAGCATCCTGGCAAGCAGTAAGATTGGAGATGTTTGTTGAAGAGACAGATAAGAAAAACCCTTGTTCAGTGCAGAAACAGACATGCCTGTGCATTTCCCCCAGTACCTGGGCATCAGAGATGTGGGAGCCCCCCACTGTAGGGGGTAGGCAAGCAGAGGCAGAGGATGGGGCTGGTAAACCCAGACTTCCCAAGCCCTGATGGGGAAGGAGCTTCCGGCCAGCTCCAGGGAGGGATTTGGGCTCTGAGAATCTGGCGTGGAGGCTGCAGGGTTTGAGGGAAGCTACAGTGGAGACATAGGCAGAAAATTTGGCCTTAGCTATGACGAAGGTGGTGTCGACCAATTTCTGGATCTTTCAGCATTGTTGGGACAGGGATTTGGGGCTGAGCTGCTGGGACCTGGTGCATGCCGGGTTCAGCACCCTTTGTCCCACGCCCCCCTCCATGATGCCATTTGACATGTTATTTAGTGCTGGCCATTTACCCctgtgggcaggagggaggtgggagagctcCTCAGAAGAGACCGCAGGGCGGCGGGTCAGGGGCCACCCACTGCCTCCCAACCTCGGAGAGTCCCCTCTCCagccttagttttcttttcctctctcagaGACACCAGGTTGAGGCTTTGATTCAAGGATCACATATCTTAGTATAGGGCTTGGCACGTAGTAGGTTCTCAAGAAACGGTGTCTGCGTTTGATGGATGTGGAGCAGAGCCGGCGCAGTGCGGCAactcgtccaaggtcacacagctgggctgGATCCGACCCGGGCGCCCTGACTCCAGCGGGCCGGATTTGTGAGGAGCCAGCTTGGGGGAGCGGTGTTTGGAGGAGGGGACAAGGATGTGGGCGGGAAGGGACTTCTATTTTGGAGCGGGTGACAGGAGTGCGGAACGCAGAGGGGGCTGGGTCCCTCCCCGGGCTCCCCGAGTCCCAGTCACCTTCCCGCGACCCTTCCCGGGAGGGGCGTCCCGGGCGGGtaggggggaggtgggaggggcgggcgggcaggcggTTACCTCATCGCCGCCTCCGGGAGGCTCCGCTCGCTCGCTTTCTCGCGCCGCCGGCTGGGGCGGCGACTCCGGGCGCCGGAGCCAGATAAGGACAGAGGGACGGAGGCGCCGAGAGGCAGTGCCGCCCCCAGCGCCCCTCTCCGCCGCGGGACCCAAGCAGGGGGTCCGACCTCGGTGCCCCGCGCTGCGGGCGGCGCCTCCAGTCGCGCTGCGAGAGGAGGCCGTGTCTGTGCGCGGCGCGTTCGGTCTGTTCTCTTCCGAGCTTGGCACCCGCCGGAGCTGCTCTCACGTCTTCCGTCGGCCTGCTCTGCTGTCTGTCTGCCCGCCCACCGCCAGTTGCGTCCTCCGGCCTGGCCTCCCTGGGCCCCGGGTGCTCCGAGGGGCGATGAGGAGCGCGGCGGGGCCGGGGCGTACCGGGCAGTGCGCGCGGCGCGCGCCGAGCGGCGTCGGCCCATGAGGCTTCTCAGCGCGGGGCGCGGCAGCACGCGCGGGCCATGGGGGGCAGCCTGCGGGTGGCGGTGCTGGGCGCCCCGGGCGTGGGCAAGACAGCCATCATCCGCCAGTTCCTGTTCGGTGACTACCCCGAGCGCCACCGGCCCACGGACGGGCCGCGCCTCTACCGGCCCGCGGTGCTGCTCGACGGCGCCGTCTACGACCTGAGCATCCGCGACGGCCACGGTGCTGGCCCTGGTCAGAGCCCCGGGGGGCTAGAGGTAGCAGCTCGAGGAGTGGGCAGGGGCGTGTGACAGCATGTGTGTGGGTGCTCGGTACACACGTGCGAGTCCGCGTGGACGGCCCAGGGGTGCCCGACTGTGTTCATGGGCCGAAGAATGAATGTGTGTCCTTGCGTTTGTGTGTCTCACCCCTTCTGCTGGCCTGAAGTTGCCCAAAATCAGGCCCGAGACCCGGCGAGTTTGCAAGGTGGCTTTTTCTAGCTCGCTTAAGTGCCTCTCTGTTTGCCTGCCTCCGCTGGTGGGTGGGGATCCGTGCGTGGGGGAGCATGGTCCTGCCTCCCTGAGGGTGAGCGTTGTGGGTCTGGGGCCTTGAGCAGAGCCGCACTGGGAGAGGTTGAAGCCAGACATAGTGGTGTACTTTCTAGGGGGATCATTCTCTGCTCCCTCATTCCTGTGACCTGCAGCAAAGACTCGTCTAGTAATTTTGCAAAGTCCAGGACAGACTTTGAATCCTTGGAGCTGATGCCTTCGAGAGGTGAAGAGGAAGGAGCAGGCAGGATTAAgcagggcttcctggagggggtggCATTTGGGCTAAACCTGGAAGGATGAGTGAACTTTTGATGAAAAGAAGTAGTGGAAGCATTCCAGGTGGAAAGAGCAGCATGTGCTTAGGCCAAAGGCCTAAACGTGTACAGCTGCCGCTAATTAGTGGTCTCTGCGGGCTGGGGGAACACCGGCCAAGGGCTTTGGAATTAGGCTGAGGCATAACTACCAAGGAGGGggtctggggaggggcggggtttGTCCCGAGTTGAACTGTGGGAaactggaggaggaggaagaagataggagtgaggggagaggagaCCCAGAGTGAAAGAGGGTTGAGGGCTGACCGGCTTCAGGCACGGTTTTAAAATTCATACCCCAGCGTCCGTAAGGACAGTGGGTTTAGCGTCAAGGCCCCTGCTGGAGGACTGGGCATGGGAGAGTGGGAAGGGGGGGCTCCGGCAAATTCTGGCCTCCCGCCCCCAGGAGTGGCCGGACCCTAAAGACTGGAGCTTGCAGGACACGGACGCCTTCGTGCTCGTCTATGATATCTGCAGCCCAGACAGCTTTGACTATGTGAAGGCGCTGCGGCAGCGCATCGCGGAGACCAGGTAGGTGAGCAGCGGGGCGGAGGGGAGTGTTTGCGGGTCTGGCCAGGCCTTTGCCTGAAGTGAGTGAGGGGGttcttccgccatcttgggcCTGGTCTCAGGCCTTCCGGGCCTGGCCTCTAGCCCTATGCGGTCTTTAGGCCTGGGTCTTTGTGTCTTTGTGGTTCTGGTAATTTGCTGGGGGGTCTCTGGCCGCAAGAGGGGAATGTATATACCCACTTGGGGGGATTCTCCGGCCATGGGGTCCGTGGCACCGCGACCCTTTTTCCCATTTGGCCCCCAGGCCGGCGGGCGCACCCGAGGCGCCCATCCTTGTGGTGGGCAACAAGCGGGACCGGCAGCGGCTGCGGTTCGGGCCTCGGCGCGCACTGGCTGCGCTAGTGCGCAGGGGCTGGCGCTGTGGATACCTCGAGTGCTCGGCCAAGTACAATTGGCACGTGCTGCGTCTCTTCCGCGAGCTGCTGCGCTGCGCTTTGGTGCGCGCACGCCCTGCGCATCCGGCTCTGCGCCTGCAGGGGGCGCTGCATCCGGCGCGCTGCAGCCTCATGTGATTGAATTGGACGACACGACCGATGGCGGGGAGGGGTCCTTCATTTGACTGGAACAACTGGGGACCCGGATTGGACGAGATTGCCCAACTTCTCTCGGATTGGACAGGACATCCTCCTCTCTGATTGGCTGAGGAACACTCCCACCCAGTCTCCTGGGCGACAGGCTTCTCTTTGAATCTCATTGGACCCAGCTAGGCCCCATTGGACAGTCCTTTCTGGGACCTCATTGGGTCACGATCCCATTGGATGGAAGGGACGTGGTTATGCATCTGATTGGAAGCTCTCAGACTGCTCTTGGAGTTCCATTGGACAAACAGTTAAATCCCGCCTCTCAGGAGGAAATAAAGGGGGAAACAACTCAAGTGCACCTGGCACTTCTGGGATGGCAGGATTATCTTAAGCGTGAAGGTCAGAGCTGCCAGGCATTGCCCCCTGGCAATTAACTCCAGAATCCCAACCTGTAATGAGGGCCCCGAAATGGGTGTGATGGCCCCAAGGCTGAGTCCCCAAGAAGCAGACGCAAGTAGCTGGAACAAAACTTTACTGTCAGGCTCTGCAGGGCCACAGGACCGCAGGAAGGGTCCTTATTGGGCTGGCCCAGCCCCCTCTAAGGCATTCAATAATATTAGTAATTAAATAGCAATGCTCATCCCCCAACCGGAATGTACAACAGAGGTCCCATTGTGCCATGTGGTCCCAAGGGGTCTGGTCCCATGAGGTCTGGTCCCCAAGAGGCAGGGGGGACTCCCTGATGCAGAGGGGTTAAGGCcacaaaggaaaaggagaaggaatggGGGACTGGGGGCAGCTGGGCTGGTCCATCACATCCAGGAATCTGGCTCAGCCCTTGGGCTGACTGACTGCAGGGCATGCCAGGCCCTGGACTCCGTGGGTCCAGATGGGCGGCGGGGGCCCCTCGGGGTGGGGATGCGTGAGGGTTTTCGGCCTGGCTGTGTGTCCATCCGGCCTCGTGCCCAGGTCCTCAGGGGCTCTGGGCCGGCCATGGGGCTCCCAGGTGCATCTGGTGGGCCCCCTACACCGGGGCAGGGGTTGCCTTCATCGGAAGAGCTAGACAGAGCTGGGCCTCGGGGCCCGGGCAGCCCATTGGCCATCCTGCCAGAGTCTGCGGGTTGGCCACACTTGCCACCCAGGACGCTGAGGGACGAAGAAGAGGAGCTGGAGGAACAGTAGGCTGAGTCAGGAGCTGGAGGGTCTGGGGCCCGAACCAGGTCAGGGGCTGGTCCCGTCGGGGTCCCGCCAGCAGCAGCCTTAAGCGCTCGGGCATTGGCCAGGAACTCCTCTTCCAGGCGCTGGAATAGTTGCTGCTCCTCCTTTGGGTCAAGCTGCAGGGGTGTGCGGAAGACACTGGCCGGAGTGGTGCTCAACTCTGGACTGGGGCTGGGGACCCGGGGAGGCCGGGGGGCTGCGGGGCTGTGGGCACGGGGAGTCTGGGGGCTGCTCCTGCCCCGTGGCATCCATGAGTGCTGCCCATCTCGGTCCCGACGCACCAGCAGCACAGCCTGCTCTTCACGGCTCTGGCTCCGGGCCCgccgggcagggctggggcccaacAGCTggcctcctctgcctcctggggCCCCACGCGGCCGCCCCCGATCCAGCCGGTCTCGGGACTGGCTgcgcggggcgggggggcgtcTCGGGGAGGCCGGAGTGCCTGTGGTCACCCGACGGCTGGGCCGTTCCCGTCGGGGGCCAGTGCCTGAGTCTTCACTGCGGGCACCAAGGGGGCCGCTCTGGGCTGAGGAGGCTGAGGAATCGCTGTCCCCGGAGTAGCGgcgggagcgggggtgggggggcagctgGTCCcgggccctggggcaggggagcaAGAGAGAGAGCTGGGGCAACGCGGAGGGGACTGGCGTGCAGAAAGGGCTGGAAGAGTAAGGAACCAGCAGCCGCGTggttggggcggggggtgggagaGGCACCTGTGGTGTGGTGACGGGAGTGCCAAGGGTGTCTGTTGCCCTGGGGACTTCCAGGGAGAAGTGAGAGGCTCTGCCACAGCTTCCTGCAGCCACGGCCACCCCCGCCGCCCCAAGGCAGCAGCAGAAGTAAGGCCCTAAGCTCCCCCTCCCCGGGCCTCCAGTTTCCTGGGCAGGCCATCGGGAAGCAGGGTTGGACTGGCCACCACCCAGCCCCCAAGGCCCGCCCAGCTGTGTTGTTCGTTTGGTTGGGTTGCCATGGAGACGGGAAGCCGGGCCTGccgccacctccccacccccgggaACTTTTCCCAGGGTGTGAGTCACGGAGCACAGTCATCCAGGCCAGGGCGggcacccccaccccccggacCCCTCACCCCGCGTCCTCCTGCTTCTCACCTGAGCGGGGTCTCGGGCCCCTCCTTCGAGCTGCGTAAGCTAATGGGTGTCACCTCCGGGCGGGAGCCCCTGCGCTCACCCCCGGAGGCTGGGCTACCAGCTCGGGGGCTTCGGGTGGGCGACACCCGCTGTGGGGAGAAGGTGCGGGCCCTCGTCTGGGGTGGGCGGTgggctgcagggagagaggaCGGGTGGCGCATGAGAGGTGGGGCCACAGAggtgcccccccccgcccccgccgtgGGCACTGACCCGTGGAGGAGCAGCGGCAGGGGTCGTGCTTGTCCAGGTAGTGCTCCAGCGTGTCCCAGCCGCCGCCCACGCGCACCATCACGTGGCTTCTCAGCACCTGTGGCAGCCCAGCGTGGGCAGGTCACGGCCtgcccccccacctcccaggctgccacctgctcaGGTAGCCCCTGGCTCTCACCCGCACAAAGATGAGCAGACTGGAGTCTCCCACGCGGTACTTCCCCTCCGAGACTTTGATCATGGGAAACTGGTCTGGGCAGGTGCAGCACCCCAAGATCTCTCTCACCTGAAGCCAGAGAGAGGCTGGAGGTCAGGGGTCAGGTCACTCCTCCCCTGGCCCAATGTCAGCAACTCCAGGGTCAGAAGGAAGTAAGTCCTTCTGGAAGCTCTCCTTCCCCTTTGGCTACCAGGGGTCAGGGAGCTGACTAGGAAAAGATGGAGGGACTGTGGTTGGGCCAGGGCCTGGGACCCCAACAAGGCACATTCTTCAAGTCCCTGAGCCCTGGGGGAGTCCTCACTCCCCCTCGCCCACTTCACAGACATGAATGTTGAGACCCACAGAGAGGCCAGGTTTGGGGTGGAGGCAGGACCCACACCCCATGGAGGCAGGAGTGCCACAGACATATGGGGCACACGCATACACCAACGTGCACACCAGGCCACCCGCCCAGCTAGCATACATCTGCCCACATGCTCCCCCAGGCTGGGAGCTGCCAGGCTGGCTGTGTGGGCGGCCCGCCTGCCTCCTTGCCCACAGCGGAGCTGCTGAGAAAATGAGCAGGTGGAGCCTCTGGTGACCCTGGtgcaggatggggtggggtggcaaCCTCTGCCCACAGCCATCCGGCTACCCGCCTCCAGGAAGGGGACATCATGTTCTAACCTCCTGATAAGAAGGAAACTCTTGGCCCGGCTGTGTGGGTGTTAGGGACACCTAGGTCccgggaagaggaggaggaagctggggtCATGGTCTGGCACCTCCTATGCTCAGGGTAGAACTAATCCTGCAGCTCCTGAAAGGACTTTAGCCCCCAGTAGCAGCAGCTACTCTAGGCTTGGGTTCCCAGATAAGTGATGTGTGCAGGGCCCTGGAGAGAAGGAGGGACCTGCAGAGCCCCTGGGAGCTTCCCTAGGcactcactgagcacctactgtgtgccaagcgcCTTGCCCAGGACCAAACAACACAGGCACCCATTCAACCTCGAGCTCAGTGATGGTGTGAATGCAAATGTCTAGCAGCTGAGCGCAGGGAGGGCATACAGGAGGGGCTCAAATCACACGGCCCCCAGGATGAAGGAACACCTAGCACTTATCTGGTGCATGGTTACCACAGAAAGGAAGCAGGGAGATCGTGCAATGGGACCCGAGTTTTCTCCCAGGCCGTGCTGGGCCCTGTGACCTCACCCAGCAcctctccctctctgggcctgctcAACTCCTTGGGGCCAGGTATCCACTTGGTGCTCAACATAAGCACTCTTTCCATGGGGCAGGCTGTCCTGCAGATACGAGGATAGGCCCCCGGAGGTTGCAGGCACCACCCTGCTGTCTGGTCCCTGGGTAAAGGGAGAGTAAGCCAGGCCGCCGGGCATACGCACTCGGGGACTCACCAGCTCGTCAAGGTTGCGTAGGTCGCTGGGTGTCATGCGGGGCCCGCGGGAGGGAGCCCCCGGGGCAGTGGCGatctcagcagcagcagcagcggtggCAGCGTCCTCCCCGGCACTGGGGGCGTTGGGGGCCGTGGGCGCGGCGCACAACTCCTGCTCAATTTCCTGTTCGAACTGCACGAGGCGAGGGGCCAGCAGGCCGAGGCGGGCCCCGCGCCGCGCCACCTCCAGCAGGCACAGCACCACGCTTTTCTCGTTCTTTCGCAGCACCAAATCCTCGGTCTCAAACATGAGCACTTCGGGCACACCCAGCTCTGCGCGGCACCAGCCGATGAAGGTGGCCACATTGTCTCGGGCCACGAAGGAGCCGGGTGCCACGCTGTGTGCCTGGAAGGCCACCCCACGGGCTGGGCGGGTGGCGGCCATCGCGCGGGCGGCCTCGGTGACGGCATTGGCATGCTGGCACAGGG is a genomic window of Lagenorhynchus albirostris chromosome 14, mLagAlb1.1, whole genome shotgun sequence containing:
- the RASL10A gene encoding ras-like protein family member 10A, with the translated sequence MGGSLRVAVLGAPGVGKTAIIRQFLFGDYPERHRPTDGPRLYRPAVLLDGAVYDLSIRDGHGAGPGQSPGGLEEWPDPKDWSLQDTDAFVLVYDICSPDSFDYVKALRQRIAETRPAGAPEAPILVVGNKRDRQRLRFGPRRALAALVRRGWRCGYLECSAKYNWHVLRLFRELLRCALVRARPAHPALRLQGALHPARCSLM
- the GAS2L1 gene encoding GAS2-like protein 1 isoform X1 — its product is MADPVVGIAGSAAKSVRPFRSSEAYVEAMKEDLAEWLNALYGLGLPSGGDGFLTGLATGTTLCQHANAVTEAARAMAATRPARGVAFQAHSVAPGSFVARDNVATFIGWCRAELGVPEVLMFETEDLVLRKNEKSVVLCLLEVARRGARLGLLAPRLVQFEQEIEQELCAAPTAPNAPSAGEDAATAAAAAEIATAPGAPSRGPRMTPSDLRNLDELVREILGCCTCPDQFPMIKVSEGKYRVGDSSLLIFVRVLRSHVMVRVGGGWDTLEHYLDKHDPCRCSSTAHRPPQTRARTFSPQRVSPTRSPRAGSPASGGERRGSRPEVTPISLRSSKEGPETPLRARDQLPPHPRSRRYSGDSDSSASSAQSGPLGARSEDSGTGPRRERPSRRVTTGTPASPRRPPAPRSQSRDRLDRGRPRGAPGGRGGQLLGPSPARRARSQSREEQAVLLVRRDRDGQHSWMPRGRSSPQTPRAHSPAAPRPPRVPSPSPELSTTPASVFRTPLQLDPKEEQQLFQRLEEEFLANARALKAAAGGTPTGPAPDLVRAPDPPAPDSAYCSSSSSSSSLSVLGGKCGQPADSGRMANGLPGPRGPALSSSSDEGNPCPGVGGPPDAPGSPMAGPEPLRTWARGRMDTQPGRKPSRIPTPRGPRRPSGPTESRAWHALQSVSPRAEPDSWM
- the GAS2L1 gene encoding GAS2-like protein 1 isoform X2, with the translated sequence MADPVVGIAGSAAKSVRPFRSSEAYVEAMKEDLAEWLNALYGLGLPSGGDGFLTGLATGTTLCQHANAVTEAARAMAATRPARGVAFQAHSVAPGSFVARDNVATFIGWCRAELGVPEVLMFETEDLVLRKNEKSVVLCLLEVARRGARLGLLAPRLVQFEQEIEQELCAAPTAPNAPSAGEDAATAAAAAEIATAPGAPSRGPRMTPSDLRNLDELVLRSHVMVRVGGGWDTLEHYLDKHDPCRCSSTAHRPPQTRARTFSPQRVSPTRSPRAGSPASGGERRGSRPEVTPISLRSSKEGPETPLRARDQLPPHPRSRRYSGDSDSSASSAQSGPLGARSEDSGTGPRRERPSRRVTTGTPASPRRPPAPRSQSRDRLDRGRPRGAPGGRGGQLLGPSPARRARSQSREEQAVLLVRRDRDGQHSWMPRGRSSPQTPRAHSPAAPRPPRVPSPSPELSTTPASVFRTPLQLDPKEEQQLFQRLEEEFLANARALKAAAGGTPTGPAPDLVRAPDPPAPDSAYCSSSSSSSSLSVLGGKCGQPADSGRMANGLPGPRGPALSSSSDEGNPCPGVGGPPDAPGSPMAGPEPLRTWARGRMDTQPGRKPSRIPTPRGPRRPSGPTESRAWHALQSVSPRAEPDSWM